One window of Chryseobacterium indologenes genomic DNA carries:
- a CDS encoding AAA family ATPase, whose amino-acid sequence MPYLSKIYLQDNHPQDFPFNLPFLRNGLDLRLKSNVTFFVGENGIGKSTLLEAIADKCNFNVAGGNRNHNYDFHKTESALSEYLTLSWHHKTSQGFFMRAESFFNFATYIDEVAQEDQRVLEAYGGKSLHQQSHGEAFLSLFHNHFQHGIYILDEPEAALSPQRQLSLLSIIHKLEQTGKAQFIISSHSPILMSYPAAEIYLLDDKIQKVHYKETEHYQLTKNFLESPEHYFRHLFEDL is encoded by the coding sequence ATGCCTTATTTATCCAAAATTTATTTACAAGATAATCATCCTCAAGACTTTCCTTTCAACCTGCCTTTTTTACGCAACGGTTTAGATTTAAGGTTAAAAAGTAATGTTACCTTTTTCGTTGGCGAAAATGGAATTGGAAAATCTACCCTGCTTGAAGCCATTGCAGACAAATGCAATTTTAATGTCGCCGGAGGAAACCGTAATCACAATTACGACTTTCATAAAACAGAATCTGCGCTGTCAGAATACCTTACACTTTCCTGGCATCATAAGACTTCTCAGGGCTTTTTTATGAGGGCTGAAAGTTTTTTCAATTTTGCCACCTATATCGATGAAGTGGCTCAAGAAGATCAAAGAGTCCTGGAAGCCTATGGAGGAAAATCTTTACACCAGCAGTCCCACGGTGAAGCTTTTTTATCATTATTTCATAACCATTTCCAGCATGGCATTTATATTCTTGATGAACCGGAAGCTGCTTTATCACCACAAAGACAACTTTCATTATTATCCATTATTCATAAATTAGAACAAACAGGAAAGGCTCAGTTTATCATTTCAAGCCATTCACCGATATTAATGAGCTATCCAGCTGCTGAAATTTATTTACTTGACGATAAAATTCAAAAAGTTCATTATAAAGAAACGGAGCATTATCAGCTGACAAAGAATTTTCTGGAATCGCCGGAACATTATTTTAGGCATTTATTTGAAGACCTCTAG